The sequence below is a genomic window from Terriglobales bacterium.
GGCGTCCATGAAGCACGGATCACACATCATGTTGCAGCGGTTGGTGAGGTCGATGGTCAGCACCGAGCCGCGGCCATGCTTGATGGTTGAGGTGCCATGGTTGTGCAGCTTGTCGTCGTTGTGCGCGCGAATGTCGCGTCCGGGGAAGACCTCTTCGAGGTGGCGGAAGAAATCGACGTCGATGGCCATGACGTCTTCAAAGTGGCCATGGATCGGGCAGTCCTTAACCATAAGGATCTTGCCATCGCGCTCAATGATCTGCGCCTTGATCTCCCCGACCTTCTCATTCAGCAGGACCTCGGTCGGCAGCTTGCCGTCGATAATCTGCTGGCGAATCTCGGGCACGCAGCGCGGACAAAGCGAGTCCGTAGTGCGAGGCCAGCCTAGCGGCGGCTTCTGCTTCTCGTAGGACTTAAGAAGGGGCTTATCGGACCACTTCGGCGTGAACGACGGGTTGGGATTGATGCTGTTGAGCTTATCGAAAACGTGCCATGCGCCATTCGCTGCAATTGTGGCGGCCTTCTCTACATACTTAATAGCTTTCGGCATCCATGTATCTCCTCGCCGCGGTAACTGCGCTTTGGGGGCGGCGCCAGATTGAAATCCAAGATTTACAGTCCGCTGCGGTGAGCACACCACAACAGCGTCATACTAATCGGCCTCCCCCGTATGCCCAACAATTAAGCACCGAACGGGGGTTACAAACCAGTGAACGGCGATTCAGCCCCGGTGAACGGAAATGGCTGTATGTAAAAGAAAATAGGGCTTTTACTCTGGATTGGTAGTATCCATTTGATTTCGGTATGACTTTTTCCTACCATCCATGTGTGCCCAAACGCGCCATCAAGAAAACCATCTCTCTTCCAGAGGATCTGCTTCGCGACCTTCAGCAGCAGGCGGAGGCCGAAAAGAAGACTCTGAGCGGGGTCATCCAAGAGGTTCTGCTGGAGGGCCGTCGCTCCAGGTTGAAAAAGGATCTTCGAGAAATTCAAGGCTACTGGAGCCAAAAAGCTCAGGAGCGAGGAATCGTCTCCGAGCGCGACCTTGAACGCTACCTCCACAAATGAGGGTCGTATTTGACACCAACGTCCTTATCTCCGCGCTCGTGTTTCCAGGAAAACAGGCAGACCTGGCTCTGAATCGCGCGATCGATGGAAGAGATGAATTGTTGATGTCCAGAGCCATACTGGACGAACTTCTCACCGTTCTTGCTCGGAAGTTTTCGCGCGACCGTGAACAACTCTCTCGTCTGGCGGTTTGGCTGTCGGATCTGGCCACCTGGATAACGCCGACAACTCACATTAGCCAGCTTGCCAACGAGCCCGACAATCGCATTCTCGAGTGCGCAATAACCGGGAAAGCCGAGGCGATAGTTACTGGTGACGGTGAGCTTCTCGCGCTCGGTAAATTCGAGGGAATCCCGATTTTGACCCTGCGCGAGTATCTTTCCATCTGAACTTTTCAGCGGATTTCGAAGTTTCGAAACCGAAGTAGAAATATGCGGTGCTGAGCCGTGCGTTAGAAGTAAGAGATCTCGCGGCGAGTCTCCGTAGAGGCTTGAAACGCTCCATCCTCACTGCTTCGGTACGAGATTGTCTGGCGTGTCCAGTTGCCGTGGGTATCATAGTCGTAGGAATAACGCACCTCGGAGTAAGGCAGTCTCGCAGGTGGAGTGCCATTTTCTGTATCGCCGCCCACCTGCTTTGTTCGAGTAATCTCCCTCTCTTTATCGCCGTGCTCGTTGTAGGTCACGTCGATCGTCTCTTCTTCGTTAAAGATTCGGCGAACGGTTTGCTTTATCTGCCCATTCTTGTCGTAGGTGTAGTGCATTGAAGTAGGGCCGGCCTGTCCGCCCATCAGTTTGGTCAGGTGTTCGCGCAATTGTTCGATCGAAGCCCCCGATTCCTCCAGGATTTTGGATCGCATTTCGGCTGGAATCAGCGCCTCGGGGCTGGGCAGAATCTGCTTCTCGTCCAACACACGTCCCTGCTCATCGTAGGTTCTCAGGGCGCGACTGACTAAGTCACCCTGCGAGTCGCGCGTTTGAATTTCTATGGGACGGTCAAGATCGTCGTAGATCGTTGTAGTTGTTCCACCGCCAGGCAGGTTGGGAGCTCTATCGGAGCTCTCGAAAGGCGATCCCCCATTCGCTACATTGGGCCGGTAGTCTGCCGCACGAGAGATCTGCACCTTTGTCTTTCGACCGGCATCATCGTAATGAAATGCAACTGGGTTGTCAGGGCTACCGCTGTTGGTAATGCGAACAAGTTTCCCGTGATCGTCGTAGGAGTAGACCATCTCTGCGGAGGGCCCGCCTTTGTTTCCCGAAACGGTCTTAACCATTCGCCCCGCGTCATCATAGATGTTCTGCGTCACCCATTCGGAACCGTCGGAGTTGTGGTGGCGCATCTCGATCAACCGACCCTTGAGGTCGTACTCCGTTTCGTATGAGTATTTCCGGGGCGCTTCTGTCGAGCCATTTGCAGCAGGATAAGTGTTTTCAACGATACAGCTCTTCACCAAACCTCGAAACCCGTTGCCTTCACGGTCAGAAGTATCAGAGAGCTGAGGTCCCATCTTTTCACCTCCGGATTGCCGCTGAGCAGGAAGAGAAGTCTGCAAACCAAAGCCCTGCGCGACAAGAGCCCAGATAAGAGGGGCACATGCTAACGGGAGCCGCATAGCGCATGAAATTGTAATGAAAATTTCGAGACACCGAACGATGAAATCGCCAGATATGACAGTCCTGCGTTTGCTCTGACCAGACCGTGACTTGCAAATATCTAGCCCTTCAACTCCGGATGGCGGGTGTGCCAATCGGTTTGTCGTTCGTAAGCGTGGGCCGCACGCAGCACCGTACCTTCCGCCCAGGGAGCACCGGTAATCTGCAACCCGATTGGCAGTGCCGTTTTGGTAAAGCCGCACGGGATAGAAATCGTCGGCAGACCGAGCGCATTGAATGGGCGGGTATTGCGAAGCATGAGGATTTCTCTGCTGCGCAGGCTCTCCATATCGTCGAGAAGCTCGGCGATCGTAGGAGGCGGCACCGGCGACGTCGCAGTAATAAGGACGTCGACTGAATCAAACAGCCTGCGGATAGTGCGACGATGCGCTTCCATCTGACGGCGAGTCCGCATGTAGTCGACCGCGGAGATCGCTTCGCCGGACCGGATCCTTCTCACCGTATCCGGCTGGTAAAGCTCCGAACTCTCCTTCACACTTTCACAATGGTATGCGTAGGCTTCCGCGCGCAGCACCATCGTGTCACTCGCCAGAGCTAGTTCCACGTCCCGCATGTTTGCTGCAATCTTCCCGATTCGGGAGATGGCAGCAGCCATGGCGGTTTCGATTTCCGGATCGAGATCATCGTAAAAGTGACGGCGCGGTATGCCGACCCGCAGCGGCGCCGTAGCGGGCAATGTAGCTGCGTAATCCGGCACCGGAGCATCTATGCTCGTGGGGTCTTCCGGATCGTAACCGGCAATAGCCTGCAGCATAATTGCGGCATCATGGACGCTGCGTGTCATTGGGCCGACGTGATCGCACGACCACGACAGTGGGATTACACCATGCGTGCTCACTCGGCCATAAGTGGGTTTCAATCCCACTATGCCGCAGTAATCAGCGGGCAGTCGGATCGACCCTCCCGTATCAGAACCGAGCGCGCCGTAGCACATTCCCGCGGCAACTGCGGCCGCCGAACCCGAAGATGAGCCGCCGGCAATATGCTCCTGCGACCACGGATTTCTTGTCGGACCGAAAAAGCCGATAATGCCGCTCCCGCCGTACGCGAACTCGTGCATGTTCAGCTTGCCCAGCAGCACAGCTCCTGCGGACTTCAAACGTCGTACGACCTCGCAGTCCTGGTTCGGAACTCGATCCTTGAATACGGCACTGGCCGCAGTCGTCCGTACACCGGCAGTGTCGAATAGGTCCTTCATGGCGATCGGAACGCCGTGCAAAGGCCCGCGCCAGTGTCCCTTGTGGATTTCCCGTTCCGCCGCACGCGCCTCGTCCAGAGCTGACTCGGCGGTGACTGTGATAAAGGCATTCAGTTTTGGATTGAGTCGCTCAATGCGATCGAGACAGAGCTGCGTTAATTCGACGGGAGAAACAGTCTTGCCGCGCAAAAGGTGAGAGACCTCGGTGATGGTGAGCCAACATATGTCGTTGGAAAGAGTATCCAAAGTTCTCAATCTCGATCCACTGTGACTTCGATCCGAAAATGGGAATCGTTCAATTATCTACGCTCAGCATGGGAACTGCTCGGCAAAGCCGCTCTTCTACCGATGCGCCCATTCGGACCTACAACGAATGGCAGGGAAAGCGCGTTCCAATTCTGATCGGCATCCGGCGAGTCTTCCCTTTTGGGTAGAGCGAACCAGGTACGGCCATCGTCGCGGGAGACATCCGTTCCATTTGGGCCGACTGCGATCCAAGCCTTCGTCGCTTTCTCGTAAGCCACGGCGGAGCGAAATCCATGCGGCGCTCTCTTCGGCGCGAGCCAATGAAGACCG
It includes:
- a CDS encoding amidase, with product MDTLSNDICWLTITEVSHLLRGKTVSPVELTQLCLDRIERLNPKLNAFITVTAESALDEARAAEREIHKGHWRGPLHGVPIAMKDLFDTAGVRTTAASAVFKDRVPNQDCEVVRRLKSAGAVLLGKLNMHEFAYGGSGIIGFFGPTRNPWSQEHIAGGSSSGSAAAVAAGMCYGALGSDTGGSIRLPADYCGIVGLKPTYGRVSTHGVIPLSWSCDHVGPMTRSVHDAAIMLQAIAGYDPEDPTSIDAPVPDYAATLPATAPLRVGIPRRHFYDDLDPEIETAMAAAISRIGKIAANMRDVELALASDTMVLRAEAYAYHCESVKESSELYQPDTVRRIRSGEAISAVDYMRTRRQMEAHRRTIRRLFDSVDVLITATSPVPPPTIAELLDDMESLRSREILMLRNTRPFNALGLPTISIPCGFTKTALPIGLQITGAPWAEGTVLRAAHAYERQTDWHTRHPELKG
- a CDS encoding putative toxin-antitoxin system toxin component, PIN family translates to MRVVFDTNVLISALVFPGKQADLALNRAIDGRDELLMSRAILDELLTVLARKFSRDREQLSRLAVWLSDLATWITPTTHISQLANEPDNRILECAITGKAEAIVTGDGELLALGKFEGIPILTLREYLSI